The following proteins are encoded in a genomic region of Candidatus Limnocylindrales bacterium:
- the hisS gene encoding histidine--tRNA ligase, which yields MAITSIKGFRDVLPAEADRRRDILDAARAVLKSYGYGEIELPLLEKVELFKRSVGDTSDIVEKEMYAFEDKGGETIALRPEGTASLVRAYLEAGLARAQPVARLWYTGPMFRRERPQKGRYRQFSQIGAEFLGREDAAADAETICLVADICHAIGVRGMRIHVNSLGDATCRPAYRQKLADYGRSVIDRLCDDCRARLDRNPLRLLDCKNEGCRLAMEAAPLMIDHLCDGCRTHHAEVMRLVESAGIPVTPNPRMVRGLDYYCRTAFEITAEGQGAQDAIGGGGRYDGLVAALGGPDLAGIGFAFGVERLQLASATESDSESGPLALVAPIGDLAAPIALALTRRLRQTGARIDLESPHRRLKAQLKQADKAGARFAVILGDAELEAGRATVRDLKAQKDHPLLFGLSDEAGEIIAALHQAAGQSDQQSPGRIESEPAAERLTAAERLKRGAD from the coding sequence ATGGCCATTACTTCGATCAAGGGTTTCCGCGACGTGCTGCCGGCGGAAGCCGACCGCCGGCGCGACATACTCGATGCCGCTCGCGCGGTCCTCAAATCCTATGGTTACGGCGAGATAGAGCTTCCTCTTCTGGAGAAGGTTGAGCTTTTCAAGCGATCGGTCGGCGACACCTCCGACATCGTCGAGAAGGAGATGTACGCGTTCGAGGACAAGGGCGGCGAGACCATCGCGCTGCGTCCCGAAGGAACCGCATCGCTGGTGCGCGCGTACCTCGAAGCCGGCCTGGCCCGGGCCCAGCCGGTCGCGCGCCTCTGGTACACCGGGCCGATGTTCCGGCGCGAACGTCCGCAGAAAGGACGCTACCGCCAGTTCTCGCAGATCGGCGCCGAATTCCTCGGCCGCGAGGATGCCGCGGCGGACGCCGAGACCATCTGCCTGGTTGCCGACATCTGTCATGCGATCGGTGTGCGCGGCATGCGCATCCATGTGAACTCGCTCGGAGATGCGACGTGCCGGCCGGCCTACCGCCAGAAGCTCGCCGACTACGGCCGCTCGGTGATCGACCGCCTGTGCGACGACTGCCGCGCGCGCCTCGACCGCAATCCGCTGCGTCTGCTCGACTGCAAGAACGAAGGCTGCCGCCTCGCCATGGAAGCGGCTCCGCTGATGATCGATCACCTGTGCGACGGCTGCCGCACGCATCACGCCGAAGTCATGCGTCTGGTCGAATCGGCCGGGATTCCGGTGACGCCGAATCCGCGCATGGTACGCGGGCTCGACTATTACTGCCGGACGGCGTTCGAGATCACGGCCGAAGGGCAGGGCGCGCAGGACGCCATCGGCGGGGGAGGACGCTACGACGGGCTCGTTGCCGCGCTCGGTGGACCCGACCTCGCCGGCATCGGCTTCGCGTTCGGCGTCGAGCGACTGCAGCTCGCGAGCGCGACCGAAAGCGACAGTGAATCCGGCCCGCTGGCGCTCGTTGCACCGATTGGAGACCTCGCTGCGCCGATCGCACTCGCTCTGACACGTCGGCTGAGGCAAACAGGGGCACGCATCGATCTGGAATCCCCGCACCGCAGGCTCAAGGCGCAGCTCAAGCAGGCCGACAAGGCCGGCGCGCGTTTCGCGGTGATTCTCGGCGACGCGGAGCTCGAAGCGGGACGCGCGACGGTGCGCGACCTCAAAGCCCAGAAGGACCATCCGTTGCTGTTCGGATTGTCGGACGAAGCCGGCGAGATCATCGCGGCGCTTCATCAGGCAGCCGGACAGAGCGATCAGCAGAGCCCGGGACGGATCGAATCGGAGCCGGCAGCGGAGCGATTGACGGCAGCGGAGCGATTGAAACGAGGAGCGGACTGA
- the aspS gene encoding aspartate--tRNA ligase: MERTCYCGLARAEDAGRELTFAGWVDSRRDHGGIIFVDLRDHTGIVQIVFDPESSAAAHATAGELRSEFVIGVRGTLRRRTPETVNPRMETGTVELVATHLEILNVSKPVPFAIDDSSSLTENVRLRYRYLDLRRPMMQRNLRVRHDVCRIARDHLNEHGFIEVETPILTRSTPEGARDYLVPSRVNPGSFFALPQSPQLFKQLLMVGGYDRYYQIARCFRDEDLRADRQPEFTQIDLEFAFSSAETITGVVEVLLKKVFSHVLGRPFADPFPRMSWDEAVARYGTDRPDTRFAMELVDLTGVLAASGFKVFRAAIDGGGKVKAINVKGGATMSRKEIDDLGAFAAVHGAKGLAWIKVAGGEWQSPIVKFLTDGEREAIAKAAGIEDGDLVLFAADTSKIVSAVLGNLRVKVAEDRGLLDPKQFNFLWVVDFPLVEWDADEKRYFALHHPFTAPKAHDLERLESDPEGVRADAYDIVLNGTELGGGSLRIHRGDVQSRVFSLLGIGEEEARQKFGFLLEALSFGAPPHGGLALGLDRMVAMLVGSESIRDVIAFPKTQRAACLLTEAPSTVDATQLRGLGIKLAGAGAKPSSEGKPG, encoded by the coding sequence GTGGAGCGGACCTGTTACTGCGGATTGGCCAGAGCCGAAGATGCCGGCCGTGAGCTCACGTTTGCCGGCTGGGTCGACTCGCGGCGCGATCACGGCGGAATCATCTTCGTCGACCTGCGCGACCACACCGGCATCGTCCAGATCGTGTTCGATCCGGAGTCGAGCGCGGCCGCCCATGCGACGGCCGGCGAGCTGCGCAGCGAGTTCGTGATCGGCGTTCGCGGCACGCTTCGGCGCCGCACCCCCGAAACCGTCAATCCGAGAATGGAAACCGGGACCGTCGAGCTGGTCGCGACCCATCTCGAAATCCTCAACGTCTCGAAGCCCGTTCCGTTCGCGATCGACGATTCGTCGTCGCTGACCGAGAACGTGCGGCTTCGCTACCGCTACCTCGACCTGCGGCGCCCGATGATGCAGCGCAACCTGCGCGTGCGGCACGACGTCTGCCGGATCGCACGCGACCATCTGAACGAGCACGGCTTCATCGAGGTGGAAACGCCGATCCTGACGCGCTCGACGCCCGAAGGCGCCCGCGACTACCTCGTGCCGAGCCGCGTGAACCCGGGTTCGTTCTTTGCGCTCCCGCAGTCGCCGCAGTTGTTCAAGCAGCTTTTGATGGTCGGCGGCTACGACCGCTACTACCAGATCGCGCGCTGCTTCCGCGACGAAGACCTGCGCGCCGACCGCCAGCCGGAGTTCACGCAGATCGATCTCGAGTTCGCGTTCTCGAGCGCCGAGACGATCACCGGCGTGGTCGAGGTGCTGCTGAAGAAAGTGTTCTCGCATGTGCTCGGCCGTCCGTTCGCCGACCCGTTCCCGCGCATGAGCTGGGACGAAGCCGTCGCGCGCTACGGCACCGACCGCCCGGACACGCGCTTTGCGATGGAGCTCGTCGACCTGACGGGCGTGCTCGCGGCGTCGGGCTTCAAGGTATTCCGCGCGGCCATCGACGGCGGCGGCAAGGTCAAGGCCATCAACGTCAAGGGCGGCGCGACGATGTCGCGCAAGGAGATCGACGATCTCGGGGCGTTCGCGGCCGTTCACGGCGCCAAGGGTCTGGCCTGGATCAAGGTCGCCGGCGGCGAGTGGCAGTCGCCGATCGTCAAGTTCCTGACCGACGGTGAGCGCGAAGCGATCGCAAAGGCTGCAGGCATCGAAGACGGCGACCTCGTGCTGTTCGCCGCCGACACGTCGAAGATCGTCAGCGCCGTGCTCGGAAACCTGCGCGTCAAGGTCGCAGAGGACCGCGGGCTGCTCGATCCGAAACAGTTCAACTTCCTGTGGGTCGTCGACTTTCCGCTCGTCGAGTGGGACGCCGACGAGAAGCGCTACTTCGCGCTCCACCATCCATTCACGGCTCCGAAGGCGCACGACCTCGAGCGCCTCGAGAGCGATCCCGAAGGCGTGCGCGCCGACGCGTACGACATCGTGCTCAACGGCACCGAGCTCGGCGGCGGATCGCTTCGTATCCATCGCGGCGACGTGCAGAGCCGGGTGTTTTCGCTGCTCGGCATCGGCGAGGAAGAAGCGCGCCAGAAGTTCGGCTTCCTGCTCGAGGCGCTCTCGTTCGGCGCGCCGCCGCACGGCGGCCTCGCGCTCGGCCTCGATCGCATGGTTGCGATGCTGGTCGGCAGCGAATCGATCCGCGACGTGATCGCATTCCCGAAGACCCAGCGTGCCGCGTGCCTGCTGACCGAGGCACCTTCCACGGTCGACGCCACGCAGCTGCGCGGGCTCGGCATCAAGCTTGCGGGTGCGGGCGCAAAACCATCATCCGAAGGAAAACCCGGATGA